One region of Micromonospora ureilytica genomic DNA includes:
- the dapF gene encoding diaminopimelate epimerase — MEFTKGHGTGNDFVLLPDPDGQLDLTSELVAALCDRRRGIGADGVLRVVRAAKHPDGAGLAGEAEWFMDYWNADGSFAEMCGNGARVFVRYLLDTGLATPAGAALPVATRAGVVRALVEGDAVSVEMRRPQVYDSSAATLGGLTLTGAVVDVGNPHLVCVLPAGVELSALDLTVAPGFDPAVFPSGVNVEFIVAGDPVDDTDAHSLMRVYERGSAETLSCGTGACAVGAVALRDAGRDTGLVAVDVPGGRLTVTVTENSCWLSGPAVLVATGEVDLPT, encoded by the coding sequence GTGGAGTTCACCAAGGGCCACGGCACCGGCAACGACTTCGTCCTCCTGCCCGACCCGGACGGTCAGCTCGACCTGACATCGGAGCTGGTCGCGGCGCTCTGCGACAGGCGTCGGGGCATCGGCGCGGACGGCGTGTTGCGGGTGGTCCGGGCGGCCAAGCATCCGGACGGCGCGGGTTTGGCCGGCGAGGCCGAGTGGTTCATGGACTACTGGAACGCCGACGGCTCGTTCGCCGAGATGTGTGGCAACGGCGCCCGGGTCTTCGTGCGATACCTGCTCGACACCGGGTTGGCCACGCCCGCCGGCGCGGCGCTCCCGGTGGCCACCCGGGCCGGCGTCGTGCGCGCGCTGGTCGAGGGCGACGCCGTGTCCGTCGAGATGCGCCGACCCCAGGTGTACGACAGTTCCGCCGCCACCCTCGGCGGGCTGACCCTGACCGGTGCGGTGGTGGACGTCGGCAACCCGCACCTGGTCTGCGTGCTGCCGGCCGGCGTGGAGCTGTCGGCGCTGGACCTGACCGTCGCGCCCGGGTTCGACCCGGCGGTCTTCCCGAGCGGGGTGAACGTGGAGTTCATCGTGGCGGGCGACCCGGTCGACGATACCGACGCGCACAGCCTGATGAGGGTGTACGAGCGCGGCAGCGCCGAGACGTTGTCCTGCGGCACCGGTGCCTGCGCGGTGGGCGCGGTGGCCCTGCGTGACGCCGGCCGGGACACCGGACTGGTCGCCGTCGACGTCCCCGGCGGCCGACTGACGGTGACGGTCACCGAGAACTCCTGCTGGCTGTCCGGCCCCGCCGTCCTGGTAGCAACCGGCGAGGTAGACCTCCCCACCTGA